AGTAATATCAAAGGGATTAATAAAACTTTCGGTGCGCTCATGGAAAATTGCATACTGGCAAGACGGATTTACTCCTGAGGTATCAAAATCTCATTGTGCCTATTACACAATCTTTGGGAAGTTAGTGGGTATTCCCTTATCCCAACTCAAAAATGGTACAAACGAAAAATTTTTCTTTTTCGAAAATTACATATTTTACTAAGCATATTTAGTAGTATGAACAGAGGGATACTAACATTTGGTTGCATTGTAGTGCTTTTAGGGCTTCTGATATTACCCTCCTGCTATAATATGCTAGGTAATCTTCCAAAAGCCGGTGAAGTTCACTTTGCCGCTGAGTTGAGAGGTACGACGGTTGACTCAAAGGGTGTCTGGGTATTGGGTACTGATGTAGCAGATGCAGGCGCTGCAACACTTGCTGGAGAATTTGCACAGCATGGCATTAGTGATGTGTTCGTCCTTATAAAAGGTGTTTCTGGTACATACAGGTTTGATCGGCTTGAGGCAATGTATGAAAATGCTAGCAAGTATGGGATTAAAGTTTATGCCTGGGTAATCTGCTTTGACGATGAATCCTGGGGTGGATGGGTAGACCCGAATTCTACTTCCTATAGAGATTACCTCAAAAATAACCTCTTCCTTCCCCTCTCACAGAACTATGATTTTGATGGAGTTATTCTCGATTGCATACGCTATCCAGGAACCGCAAACGGCAACACATATCCAATAACCTCCTTTTGTCAGGAAGTCTCAGCAATAATAAAGTTTTACAGGCCAGGATCGATAATAGGTGCTGCAGTGATGCCTGAAATGGAGGTGAATGCTTACAACTATGGTCAGAACTACACCCAGATGGCACAGTATCTAGATGTGCTTCTGCCTATGGCATACACACACAACTATAATCAGCAACCTTCATGGGTTAGCACAGTGACCCAGTATGTGAAACAAGAGGCATTACTAGGGAATCCAAACTGTAAGGTCTGGACTGCAATCCAGTCGATTGATGACAATGGCCAGTATATGACCAACACAGAACTTCAGAGTTGCATAAACTCCGCAATTTCTGGTGGAGCAGAAGGCGTGAATTTTTTCAAGTATCCAATAACCTCAACACAGTATCAGGTGATTGATCAATATTCTGTGATTACCGCAACATTTGAAATTCAGCTTTACCCTGGATGGAATCTCATCTCTTTCCCTCACATCCTTTTCCAAAATTCCGCAGTCAAAGCAGTGTTTCAACCAATCTGGGGCAAGTTTGACATTATCTGGACATATGATTCGCTTGCAGGAAAATGGAAGCTTTATGATGTAAAAAGACCAGATCTTGATCACCCAAATCATTTTGTAAATGTTAGTTGGAGAACTGGTTACTGGATTAACATCACATCTCAAACGCCATGCAAATTACCACTCTATGGACAGTATGTTGGTGCTTATGCCCTTCAGCTAAAAACTGGCTGGAACCTCATAGCCTACCCTCTTCTTACACCAAAAACTGTGAGTGAAGTTTTTGGTAATCTCACGGTCGAAATTATAGAAAGATACGATACTAATTCAAGCACAATGTTAAGTCCAATGGATAAGACAGACCTTCTTATACCTGGCTGTGGTTACTGGGTAAATGTCGCCAAGGATGTTGTATTGCATTTTGAGGAGGGAACCAGCAATCAGACAAGCTTGAGCAAAGGAGAGGCAATCGATGCCTGTGTTCGACTCGCAAACTACATTGAGAATTACAGCAGAACACCAAAGTATGTTACCACAAGCCAAGGAAATCTCACAATGCCCCAGATGCTCTACATCTCTTCAAAGCTCGTTCATGACCTGTACACTGGTTCCACAAACACTACCTATGCTGTTCCTTCACCTGACTATGCTTCCAATCCATTTGGTGAAGTGTACTCTGGCTCACTTACACCTGTTCAGTACGATGATATGGCCTACCGGGTTTACAGATTTATCGAGAACAATGGAGTGGCACCAAACTATGCAAACTCACCCATTGGAAAAATTCGGATGTGGGAAATCCTTTATATAAACGCAAGGAT
The genomic region above belongs to Thermoplasmata archaeon and contains:
- a CDS encoding pseudomurein-binding repeat-containing protein, with amino-acid sequence MNRGILTFGCIVVLLGLLILPSCYNMLGNLPKAGEVHFAAELRGTTVDSKGVWVLGTDVADAGAATLAGEFAQHGISDVFVLIKGVSGTYRFDRLEAMYENASKYGIKVYAWVICFDDESWGGWVDPNSTSYRDYLKNNLFLPLSQNYDFDGVILDCIRYPGTANGNTYPITSFCQEVSAIIKFYRPGSIIGAAVMPEMEVNAYNYGQNYTQMAQYLDVLLPMAYTHNYNQQPSWVSTVTQYVKQEALLGNPNCKVWTAIQSIDDNGQYMTNTELQSCINSAISGGAEGVNFFKYPITSTQYQVIDQYSVITATFEIQLYPGWNLISFPHILFQNSAVKAVFQPIWGKFDIIWTYDSLAGKWKLYDVKRPDLDHPNHFVNVSWRTGYWINITSQTPCKLPLYGQYVGAYALQLKTGWNLIAYPLLTPKTVSEVFGNLTVEIIERYDTNSSTMLSPMDKTDLLIPGCGYWVNVAKDVVLHFEEGTSNQTSLSKGEAIDACVRLANYIENYSRTPKYVTTSQGNLTMPQMLYISSKLVHDLYTGSTNTTYAVPSPDYASNPFGEVYSGSLTPVQYDDMAYRVYRFIENNGVAPNYANSPIGKIRMWEILYINARIVRWNCYNGAMPSLAYVKPVPGFKTDANSQYTGATANCQATNGSIINKAMSIICTYSNQANNGTMNPNDAMYKAGEAVYTWVRDAKSYAYYYNTQYGAYSAIFEVSAINCCDHTHAENALARSVGIPAQYRHANCQFSSGVYGHVWGYFYINGRGWIDTDAIKKDGYFGYHYPIVEYKGTYYELPFVIEGYHQNHVIPFSLFLPSCIRYL